One genomic segment of Echeneis naucrates chromosome 18, fEcheNa1.1, whole genome shotgun sequence includes these proteins:
- the adgra3 gene encoding adhesion G protein-coupled receptor A3 isoform X2 translates to MRLDVLRLLVILLLSVGGGSVGSSDCKSYEERSKSAGKSPSADRRVVCSNMELHQVLPPDSFPNKTVTLILNNNKIQELRNGSFFGLSALEKLDLRSNMISRIEPGAFLGLPTLKRLDLSNNSIGCLNIDIFRGLTSLIRLNLSGNMFSSLAQGTFDSLLSLKSLEFQTPYLLCDCNLLWLLRWIKEKNIAVKNTKCSYPQSLQGQLITSIKPELITCDAPLELPSFQLTPSQRQVVFQGDRLPFQCQASFVAEDMQVLWYQNGRMVKPDAAQGIFIEKRMVQNCSLISSALTISNIQPGFTGNWECRIRTSRGNTTRTVHIVVLESSAKYCVPERISNNKGEFRWPRTLAGIRAYLPCNRLPSSAGAYSGSSGEEQRAWRYCDREGLWAEDDYSRCQFQKDVTRFLYVINQMPLNESSVIPRARRLLVYTVDAANFSDKMDIIFVAEMIEKFGKFVEKFKDLGEVVVSMASNLMLADERVLWMAQREAMACSRIIACLQKIATYRLATAQVFSLTSPNIALEAHSVRASDWNGMTCMLFQRPSAERTTGQDRQLTFKCNTTSSFSSILHKSTIVEASLQLPQSLFTQTAVPGQAEDTVYKLHLLGFRNGKFFPSTGNSSQLADGGKRRSVATPVIMAKIDGMSLQVLRTPINITLRRFARGSDAVSASWNLSLVGGQGGWQSDGCRILGHHDNFTTISCNSLGNYGLLMDLSNIEYFSPGIQPLHPVIYATTIILLLCLITIIISYIYHHRSVRVSRKFWHMLVNLCFHISLTCGVFVGGINQIRYASVCQAVGILLHYSTLATALWIGVTARNIYKQVTRKAKRYEELDEPPPPPRPMLRFYLIGGGIPIIVCGITAAANIKNYGSRTSAPYCWMAWEPSIGAFYGPVGFIIFVDCMYFLSILLQLQRHPERRYELKEPTEEQQHLASANMEGGPDGPRSHCHPLTLQLQTHEATSSLMSAPHPVPLSALENEHTFSAQLMGAAGALGLYAALWVFGAMAVSQDHPYDLAFTCLFGVAALALGAFMVAHHCVNRQDMRRYWSQACCSGRRAYSAQEDVLLPQPDMAITSTAGSASKADGESTKCGHSSADSSYTNKSAPSMRNSTHGSKLTNLHAEAAQCKSASAPVTANGAAILDNSLTEHSLDNEIKMHITPVEVQFRPMNNINNTTTATNGHASRHHKNRARAHRASRLTVLREYAYDVPTSVEGSVQGAPHRRHHHYDVAARNSRRAAYMAYRERHQSQLQQDSSDSASLPRRSRYSDKGASSSGKDSGPVKQPNSNELESQPKSYGLNLDTPNGGTLKENGQAVPLISTESAASVKTGLWKHETTV, encoded by the exons GGGGCCTAACTAGTCTGATTAGACT AAACCTTTCAGGGaacatgttttcttcattgGCTCAAGGAACCTTTGACAGCTTGTTGTCTCTGAAGTCACT GGAGTTTCAGACGCCTTATCTGCTCTGTGACTGCAACCTTCTGTGGCTGCTGCGTTGgatcaaagagaaaaacattgcTGTAAAGAACACCAAGTGCTCTTACCCCCAGTCTCTGCAGGGTCAACTCATTACCTCCATTAAGCCAGAGCTCATCACCTGTG ATGCCCCGCTCGAGCTGCCCTCCTTCCAACTGACTCCATCCCAGCGTCAGGTGGTCTTTCAGGGGGACCGCCTGCCTTTCCAGTGTCAGGCCTCCTTTGTGGCCGAGGATATGCAGGTTCTGTGGTACCAGAATGGTCGCATGGTGAAACCTGATGCTGCCCAAGGCATCTTCATTGAAAAGCGCATGGTGCAGAACTGCTCCCTGATTTCAAG TGCTTTGACCATCTCAAACATCCAGCCTGGCTTTACTGGGAACTGGGAGTGCCGGATCCGGACGAGCAGGGGCAACACCACCAGGACTGTCCACATTGTGGTGTTAGAGAGTTCTGCCAAGTACTGTGTGCCTGAGCGCATTTCCAACAACAAAGGAGAGTTCAG GTGGCCTCGCACCCTGGCGGGAATCAGAGCCTACCTCCCATGCAATAGACTTCCATCTAGCGCAGGTGCCTACTCGGGTAGCTCAGGTGAAGAACAGCGGGCATGGCGCTACTGTGATCGAGAGGGGCTGTGGGCAGAAGATGACTACTCCCGCTGCCAGTTCCAAAAAGATGTCACTAGATTTCTCTATGTCATCAACCAG ATGCCTCTTAATGAGAGCAGCGTGATTCCCAGGGCTCGACGTCTCTTGGTCTACACTGTTGATGCTGCAAACTTCTCTGACAAGATGGACATTATCTTTGTTGCTGAGATGATTGAGAAGTTTGGCAAATTTGTTGAGAAGTTCAAAGAT TTAGGTGAGGTGGTGGTGAGCATGGCCAGCAACTTGATGCTGGCTGACGAGAGGGTGTTGTGGATGGCTCAGCGGGAAGCCATGGCCTGCTCCCGCATCATCGCCTGCCTCCAGAAGATTGCCACCTACCGTCTGGCAACTGCACAAGTCTTCTCCCTG ACCTCCCCCAACATTGCACTCGAGGCCCACAGTGTCAGGGCCAGTGACTGGAACGGCATGACCTGCATGTTATTCCAGAGGCCCAGCGCCGAGCGCACAACAGGCCAGGACCGGCAGCTCACCTTCAAATGCAACACCACCAGCTCCTTCTCCAGCATCCTTCACAAG AGCACCATTGTGGAGGCATCCCTGCAACTTCCTCAGTCTCTCTTTACTCAAACTGCAGTCCCTGGACAGGCAGAGGACACAGTCTACAAGCTCCACCTACTGGGCTTCCGCAATGGCAagttttttccctccacaggcAATTCCTCCCAACTGGCtgatggagggaagaggaggagcgtGGCAACCCCTGTCATCATGGCAAAGATAG ATGGCATGTCCCTGCAAGTCCTGCGGACCCCAATCAACATCACCTTGCGGCGGTTTGCCCGTGGCTCAGATGCCGTGTCTGCCTCCTGGAACCTCAGCCTGGTGGGAGGTCAGGGGGGATGGCAGAGTGACGGCTGCCGCATCCTGGGCCATCATGACAATTTTACCACCATATCCTGCAACTCACTCGGCAACTATGGCCTCCTCATG GACCTCAGCAACATTGAATATTTTTCCCCTGGTATCCAGCCCCTGCACCCCGTCATCTACGCCACTACCATTAtactcctcctctgtctgatcACCATTATTATTAGCTACATCTACCATCACAG GTCTGTTCGTGTGAGTCGCAAGTTTTGGCACATGTTGGTCAACCTCTGCTTCCACATTTCCCTCACCTGTGGGGTGTTTGTAGGTGGCATCAATCAAATACGCTATGCAAGCGTCTGCCAAGCA GTGGGTATCTTGCTGCACTATTCTACTCTGGCTACAGCTTTGTGGATTGGCGTGACCGCACGTAACATCTACAAACAGGTGACACGCAAGGCCAAGCGTTATGAAGAGCTGGATGagcctcctccaccaccacggCCAATGCTAAG GTTCTACTTAATCGGTGGAGGCATCCCCATCATCGTCTGTGGGATCACTGCAGCAGCCAACATCAAAAACTACGGAAGTCGGACCAGTGCACCATA tTGCTGGATGGCATGGGAGCCGAGCATTGGGGCTTTTTATGGCCCAGTAGGATTCATCATTTTTGTGGACTGCATGTACTTCCTCAGCATCCTACTACAGTTGCAGCGCCACCCTGAGCGCCGTTATGAGCTCAAGGAGCcaacagaagagcagcagcatctggCCTCAGCCAACATGGAAGGCGGGCCAGATGGTCCCCGCAGCCACTGCCATCCACTCACCCTCCAGCTCCAGACTCACGAGGCAACGTCCTCCTTAATGTCTGCTCCACACCCAGTGCCCCTGTCTGCTCTGGAGAACGAGCACACCTTTTCTGCCCAGCTAATGGGTGCAGCAGGGGCACTCGGGTTATATGCAGCCCTGTGGGTGTTCGGCGCCATGGCTGTGTCACAGGACCACCCATACGACTTGGCTTTTACCTGTTTGTTCGGGGTAGCTGCGCTGGCGCTGGGGGCATTCATGGTGGCACATCATTGTGTCAACAGACAGGATATGAGACGCTATTGGTCCCAGGCTTGTTGCTCCGGGAGACGAGCCTACTCTGCACAAGAGGACGTCCTCCTGCCTCAACCGGACATGGCAATAACATCCACAGCAGGATCTGCTAGTAAGGCAGACGGAGAGTCAACAAAGTGTGGCCATAGCAGCGCAGACTCTTCCTACACAAATAAGAGTGCCCCAAGCATGCGCAACTCCACCCATGGTAGCAAGCTGACCAATCTACACGCAGAGGCAGCACAGTGCAAGTCTGCCTCAGCACCAGTAACGGCCAATGGTGCTGCCATTTTGGACAACAGCCTGACTGAGCATTCACTAgacaatgaaattaaaatgcacATCACACCAGTTGAAGTTCAGTTCCGCCCAAtgaacaacatcaacaatacAACCACAGCCACAAATGGACACGCAAGCAGGCATCACAAAAACAGAGCCCGGGCACACAGGGCGAGTCGTCTGACTGTACTGCGAGAGTATGCCTATGATGTGCCAACCAGCGTGGAAGGCAGTGTGCAGGGCGCCCCCCACAGGAGGCACCACCATTATGACGTAGCAGCACGTAACAGCCGACGGGCCGCCTATATGGCCTACAGGGAGCGGCATCAgagccagctgcagcaggacagcAGTGACAGTGCGAGCCTGCCACGCCGCTCCCGTTACTCTGATAAAGGAG CGTCAAGCTCAGGTAAAGACTCTGGTCCTGTGAAGCAGCCCAACAGCAATGAACTAGAGAGCCAGCCCAAGTCATATGGGCTCAACCTTGACACCCCAAATGGTGGCACGCTTAAAGAAAACGGACAGGCAGTGCCTTTAATCAGCACAGAGAGTGCAGCCAGTGTAAAGACCGGCCTGTGGAAACATGAAACTACTGTGTAG
- the adgra3 gene encoding adhesion G protein-coupled receptor A3 isoform X1 — translation MRLDVLRLLVILLLSVGGGSVGSSDCKSYEERSKSAGKSPSADRRVVCSNMELHQVLPPDSFPNKTVTLILNNNKIQELRNGSFFGLSALEKLDLRSNMISRIEPGAFLGLPTLKRLDLSNNSIGCLNIDIFRGLTSLIRLNLSGNMFSSLAQGTFDSLLSLKSLEFQTPYLLCDCNLLWLLRWIKEKNIAVKNTKCSYPQSLQGQLITSIKPELITCDAPLELPSFQLTPSQRQVVFQGDRLPFQCQASFVAEDMQVLWYQNGRMVKPDAAQGIFIEKRMVQNCSLISSALTISNIQPGFTGNWECRIRTSRGNTTRTVHIVVLESSAKYCVPERISNNKGEFRWPRTLAGIRAYLPCNRLPSSAGAYSGSSGEEQRAWRYCDREGLWAEDDYSRCQFQKDVTRFLYVINQMPLNESSVIPRARRLLVYTVDAANFSDKMDIIFVAEMIEKFGKFVEKFKDLGEVVVSMASNLMLADERVLWMAQREAMACSRIIACLQKIATYRLATAQVFSLTSPNIALEAHSVRASDWNGMTCMLFQRPSAERTTGQDRQLTFKCNTTSSFSSILHKSTIVEASLQLPQSLFTQTAVPGQAEDTVYKLHLLGFRNGKFFPSTGNSSQLADGGKRRSVATPVIMAKIDGMSLQVLRTPINITLRRFARGSDAVSASWNLSLVGGQGGWQSDGCRILGHHDNFTTISCNSLGNYGLLMDLSNIEYFSPGIQPLHPVIYATTIILLLCLITIIISYIYHHRSVRVSRKFWHMLVNLCFHISLTCGVFVGGINQIRYASVCQAVGILLHYSTLATALWIGVTARNIYKQVTRKAKRYEELDEPPPPPRPMLRFYLIGGGIPIIVCGITAAANIKNYGSRTSAPYCWMAWEPSIGAFYGPVGFIIFVDCMYFLSILLQLQRHPERRYELKEPTEEQQHLASANMEGGPDGPRSHCHPLTLQLQTHEATSSLMSAPHPVPLSALENEHTFSAQLMGAAGALGLYAALWVFGAMAVSQDHPYDLAFTCLFGVAALALGAFMVAHHCVNRQDMRRYWSQACCSGRRAYSAQEDVLLPQPDMAITSTAGSASKADGESTKCGHSSADSSYTNKSAPSMRNSTHGSKLTNLHAEAAQCKSASAPVTANGAAILDNSLTEHSLDNEIKMHITPVEVQFRPMNNINNTTTATNGHASRHHKNRARAHRASRLTVLREYAYDVPTSVEGSVQGAPHRRHHHYDVAARNSRRAAYMAYRERHQSQLQQDSSDSASLPRRSRYSDKGGGSTLGNGTVVTVETERVAATVASSSGKDSGPVKQPNSNELESQPKSYGLNLDTPNGGTLKENGQAVPLISTESAASVKTGLWKHETTV, via the exons GGGGCCTAACTAGTCTGATTAGACT AAACCTTTCAGGGaacatgttttcttcattgGCTCAAGGAACCTTTGACAGCTTGTTGTCTCTGAAGTCACT GGAGTTTCAGACGCCTTATCTGCTCTGTGACTGCAACCTTCTGTGGCTGCTGCGTTGgatcaaagagaaaaacattgcTGTAAAGAACACCAAGTGCTCTTACCCCCAGTCTCTGCAGGGTCAACTCATTACCTCCATTAAGCCAGAGCTCATCACCTGTG ATGCCCCGCTCGAGCTGCCCTCCTTCCAACTGACTCCATCCCAGCGTCAGGTGGTCTTTCAGGGGGACCGCCTGCCTTTCCAGTGTCAGGCCTCCTTTGTGGCCGAGGATATGCAGGTTCTGTGGTACCAGAATGGTCGCATGGTGAAACCTGATGCTGCCCAAGGCATCTTCATTGAAAAGCGCATGGTGCAGAACTGCTCCCTGATTTCAAG TGCTTTGACCATCTCAAACATCCAGCCTGGCTTTACTGGGAACTGGGAGTGCCGGATCCGGACGAGCAGGGGCAACACCACCAGGACTGTCCACATTGTGGTGTTAGAGAGTTCTGCCAAGTACTGTGTGCCTGAGCGCATTTCCAACAACAAAGGAGAGTTCAG GTGGCCTCGCACCCTGGCGGGAATCAGAGCCTACCTCCCATGCAATAGACTTCCATCTAGCGCAGGTGCCTACTCGGGTAGCTCAGGTGAAGAACAGCGGGCATGGCGCTACTGTGATCGAGAGGGGCTGTGGGCAGAAGATGACTACTCCCGCTGCCAGTTCCAAAAAGATGTCACTAGATTTCTCTATGTCATCAACCAG ATGCCTCTTAATGAGAGCAGCGTGATTCCCAGGGCTCGACGTCTCTTGGTCTACACTGTTGATGCTGCAAACTTCTCTGACAAGATGGACATTATCTTTGTTGCTGAGATGATTGAGAAGTTTGGCAAATTTGTTGAGAAGTTCAAAGAT TTAGGTGAGGTGGTGGTGAGCATGGCCAGCAACTTGATGCTGGCTGACGAGAGGGTGTTGTGGATGGCTCAGCGGGAAGCCATGGCCTGCTCCCGCATCATCGCCTGCCTCCAGAAGATTGCCACCTACCGTCTGGCAACTGCACAAGTCTTCTCCCTG ACCTCCCCCAACATTGCACTCGAGGCCCACAGTGTCAGGGCCAGTGACTGGAACGGCATGACCTGCATGTTATTCCAGAGGCCCAGCGCCGAGCGCACAACAGGCCAGGACCGGCAGCTCACCTTCAAATGCAACACCACCAGCTCCTTCTCCAGCATCCTTCACAAG AGCACCATTGTGGAGGCATCCCTGCAACTTCCTCAGTCTCTCTTTACTCAAACTGCAGTCCCTGGACAGGCAGAGGACACAGTCTACAAGCTCCACCTACTGGGCTTCCGCAATGGCAagttttttccctccacaggcAATTCCTCCCAACTGGCtgatggagggaagaggaggagcgtGGCAACCCCTGTCATCATGGCAAAGATAG ATGGCATGTCCCTGCAAGTCCTGCGGACCCCAATCAACATCACCTTGCGGCGGTTTGCCCGTGGCTCAGATGCCGTGTCTGCCTCCTGGAACCTCAGCCTGGTGGGAGGTCAGGGGGGATGGCAGAGTGACGGCTGCCGCATCCTGGGCCATCATGACAATTTTACCACCATATCCTGCAACTCACTCGGCAACTATGGCCTCCTCATG GACCTCAGCAACATTGAATATTTTTCCCCTGGTATCCAGCCCCTGCACCCCGTCATCTACGCCACTACCATTAtactcctcctctgtctgatcACCATTATTATTAGCTACATCTACCATCACAG GTCTGTTCGTGTGAGTCGCAAGTTTTGGCACATGTTGGTCAACCTCTGCTTCCACATTTCCCTCACCTGTGGGGTGTTTGTAGGTGGCATCAATCAAATACGCTATGCAAGCGTCTGCCAAGCA GTGGGTATCTTGCTGCACTATTCTACTCTGGCTACAGCTTTGTGGATTGGCGTGACCGCACGTAACATCTACAAACAGGTGACACGCAAGGCCAAGCGTTATGAAGAGCTGGATGagcctcctccaccaccacggCCAATGCTAAG GTTCTACTTAATCGGTGGAGGCATCCCCATCATCGTCTGTGGGATCACTGCAGCAGCCAACATCAAAAACTACGGAAGTCGGACCAGTGCACCATA tTGCTGGATGGCATGGGAGCCGAGCATTGGGGCTTTTTATGGCCCAGTAGGATTCATCATTTTTGTGGACTGCATGTACTTCCTCAGCATCCTACTACAGTTGCAGCGCCACCCTGAGCGCCGTTATGAGCTCAAGGAGCcaacagaagagcagcagcatctggCCTCAGCCAACATGGAAGGCGGGCCAGATGGTCCCCGCAGCCACTGCCATCCACTCACCCTCCAGCTCCAGACTCACGAGGCAACGTCCTCCTTAATGTCTGCTCCACACCCAGTGCCCCTGTCTGCTCTGGAGAACGAGCACACCTTTTCTGCCCAGCTAATGGGTGCAGCAGGGGCACTCGGGTTATATGCAGCCCTGTGGGTGTTCGGCGCCATGGCTGTGTCACAGGACCACCCATACGACTTGGCTTTTACCTGTTTGTTCGGGGTAGCTGCGCTGGCGCTGGGGGCATTCATGGTGGCACATCATTGTGTCAACAGACAGGATATGAGACGCTATTGGTCCCAGGCTTGTTGCTCCGGGAGACGAGCCTACTCTGCACAAGAGGACGTCCTCCTGCCTCAACCGGACATGGCAATAACATCCACAGCAGGATCTGCTAGTAAGGCAGACGGAGAGTCAACAAAGTGTGGCCATAGCAGCGCAGACTCTTCCTACACAAATAAGAGTGCCCCAAGCATGCGCAACTCCACCCATGGTAGCAAGCTGACCAATCTACACGCAGAGGCAGCACAGTGCAAGTCTGCCTCAGCACCAGTAACGGCCAATGGTGCTGCCATTTTGGACAACAGCCTGACTGAGCATTCACTAgacaatgaaattaaaatgcacATCACACCAGTTGAAGTTCAGTTCCGCCCAAtgaacaacatcaacaatacAACCACAGCCACAAATGGACACGCAAGCAGGCATCACAAAAACAGAGCCCGGGCACACAGGGCGAGTCGTCTGACTGTACTGCGAGAGTATGCCTATGATGTGCCAACCAGCGTGGAAGGCAGTGTGCAGGGCGCCCCCCACAGGAGGCACCACCATTATGACGTAGCAGCACGTAACAGCCGACGGGCCGCCTATATGGCCTACAGGGAGCGGCATCAgagccagctgcagcaggacagcAGTGACAGTGCGAGCCTGCCACGCCGCTCCCGTTACTCTGATAAAGGAGGTGGCAGCACATTGGGGAATGGGACTGTGGTAACTGTTGAAACTGAGCGGGTGGCTGCAACTGTAGCGTCAAGCTCAGGTAAAGACTCTGGTCCTGTGAAGCAGCCCAACAGCAATGAACTAGAGAGCCAGCCCAAGTCATATGGGCTCAACCTTGACACCCCAAATGGTGGCACGCTTAAAGAAAACGGACAGGCAGTGCCTTTAATCAGCACAGAGAGTGCAGCCAGTGTAAAGACCGGCCTGTGGAAACATGAAACTACTGTGTAG